The Syntrophobotulus glycolicus DSM 8271 DNA window GTATGGTGGTGACGGTTTTCAGGATATAGTTGGCTGTAAGCAGTCCGCCGCCGGAGCGTCTGGCCGCGATATCCTTTTTCAAGTTAACGCGCAAAATTGCCGCGTTGATCAGGGTATTGGCTATCATGAACACCAGAAAGGCCAGGGCCAGGGCTTCAATCTTAAAAAAGACATTGGAGAAGGGGCGTAATAGGAACGGTATGCTGATAAAGGCGCCGGCCAGGATAGCGAGATCAGCCAAAGCATTTTTGCCGAAAAGGGCTTTTACATCCTCCCCAAGGGTGATCCGCACCATGATTTCCTTCTTCAGGCTGATGATTTCATAAATCGTCAACAGCAGGATCAGGCCGAAAATGATCGACCAAACTGAAAATAGATTCAGCCAGGTCTCTTGATCGGAGCTGAACAAATTCGGGAGTCCGCCTCCGTATTTACCGATCAGGCTCGCTTTGAATAGGCGCATCGCTTCCTGGTGAGATGGATCGCCAATGTAATAACAGTCTTTGAACTTTTCAATAGTCTTAATATTACTGAAATCCTCGTATTTGACTTGTGTTTCTCCCATAAAAAGGCTGTTATACTTTCCTTCAGGAATCCCCTTGGCTTGCAGGGTTTTCAAGGCGTTCGGCGTGCCGAATACCGTTATCTCTTTTTTGTATGCCGAGATAAACGTAATATCCAGAAAAAAGAAATCGACATCGTACTCCTTTCCTGCATTGAGAAAATCCTGGATGACTTCTTTTTCCCCGATAACGGCTTGCCGATTCACAAAATCAAATCCTGACTGGTAGTAGGATTCTTGAAAGCCGTCCAGATAAAGAATGAATAATTCCCCGTTAAAAATAAAGCCTATGGTGATTAACAGGTATATGATGATCAGTTTTATTTTCTTCATCATACAAAACCCTTCTGCTTTTTGTTTCTACATGATTGGCTTTGATTTGAGATTTATCTGTTCATTTCTCCCTTCACGATATACATTACATTAAACGGGTAGAATCACCTCTTATAAAGAAATATATTTTCAATCAAATTACGACAAATTAACCTATTTTACCGGAAAATGACGCAATGCAAACGGCGTTATGTCATTCTGATTCATATTTTTGAGGGTTTCCCAGTCAGCAAGAAAAGCGCCGCCGGGAAAGAAAAAAGCCCTTAAATCCGCTTGTATCACAGCTTTAAGAGCGATTGCTTCTGGTACCGAGGCCGGAGTCGAACCGGCATGAAGATTATTCAACGTAGCTCGCCTGGCAATACCACAAAGCCAGTAGCTAGACCGTTTGATGATCCATAGCCCCCATACAATTATCCCTGTTGCTTGCATTTCTGACGGTGCGCTTCCCGTATCTTTCATATGATCGTTGGACTTCCCCGTTTTGTAGACTTTATTCGATTGACGGATGAGAAAAAATCCATTTCAAGAGTATCGGGACGTCAATCTTGGAGTTTTCACAGAGTTCAGGATACACCCTCGAGCATCGTTTAATCATTCAATAAATTCAATGCTTCCATATAATTTTAAATAGGATAACATCATTGGTTTAGTAATAAAAAGTATAATAAGCACTACTTGTTTTGTAACCGTAAGCACCGTTTGCTCTATGCGTACCAAGAATCGACCAATAATGGGTTTGTGATCTATTGGCATTATGACCTACATCTGCCTGAGCCCAATCAGGTCCATAGTCCTCATCCGAGTCCATTAGTTCACCATCACACCAAAGCTGTGAATGTGCACTAACAGATTGGGTACCGGAGCCTGAAGTATATGAATAACCACCTACATATGAACTTAGATTAGTAAAGGCAGAAACACCTTTATAAGAATACGCATACACAGGAATTGCATATAAACATAATACAATTAGTGTCAATGCAATCACTTTATATTTTTTGGATTTCATAATTTTATTCTACCTCCTTCTTATCTATACGATCAGTTTTAGTTGGATATTGTTTTGATACATCATATTTAATAAGAGATATATTTCCATCCTTGTGTTTAATTGCTACTAAAACTTCATCTTTATTATCTTCAAAGAAAAAAACTGGAAGTTTATCACCTTTTTTAAGAATATGTTCTTCTCCTAACATAAAATTAGCAGCCAGTACTTTGTTTTTTGCATCTGATTGCAAACTACTGGTAGTAAGACTGTCATTAGCAGTACTACTTTCAGTGTCAGACAAATCCTCCCAAAAAAATGTTTTATATTTTTCATTATCTATATCAAAAGTTTTAATAGCTGAATCTTTAACTTTTTGTTGTACTTCTAAATTTTTAGCTTTAACTTCTTTATCCATTTCTAATTGTGAGTGTTGTACATTACTTGCATAAGCAATGCTTCCCACAAATAGAGCAACGAATAAGGCGAACATACTGCTCGTACCTATTGCAATTTTTTTAATATTCTTTTTATTCATTTACCACTACACACCTTTCATTATCATCAAATTTTACAATGCTCAGCTTGTCGTTAATTTTCATAATACTTTAAGTTTTCATTTTAGCACCTTGTATAATAGAGTCCGGAGACGGGCTCCATTATCTTTCTCCCCAATATGGGTTAAAATGTAGTCTGCGCTGTGGATTGATTTCGTACTTGGCGGGTTCTCCCGACTGGTTCTATTCTGGAAGCGACAACCACAGCTCTATGCTAATTCGTCAGTTAATTGGATAACGCAACGACGCCTTAATATCAGACAAAGATACATTCAGTTTGTTTTATTCTTCATTAAGGCAACAGCAAGGAATATTTGAGTTGAGTTTATAACATTTTTCTTCATTTGTAACTACAACTATTTGTAGTATTGGGAATATTTTGCTCTAAATAATCCCTTTTGATTTTGCAATTGATATAGCTTCGGTAGAAGTCTTTGCATCTAATTTCGCAAAAATTTGTCTCTTGTGATAATTTACGCCATTTATACTCAAATACATTTTTGATGCTATTTGCTTAACCGTCAAACCATTCGACAAATATTTAATAATAGTAATCTGTTGATCACTTAACAGAAAAAACGGAGCACTTCTATGAACCATAGCCTGTTTCTCCTTTTTTTGACATCGAACTTTCTGGGAGTGACACCAGTCTCATAGTGCAGTGAAGATTAACATAGTCTGCGCTTGTTTTTTTCGTTCTACGTGATTGGCTTTCATTTTGATTTGAGATTTATCTGTTCATTTCTCCCTTCACGATATACATTGCATTAAACGGGCAAAATCACATCCTTTTAAAAGAATAATTTTCAATCAAATTACGACAAATTAACCTATTTTACCGAATGAGGCCTGATTAAATATAGGAAAAAGCCGTACTACCGTTTATGAAAAACAGCAGTACGGCTTTTGCAAACATTTATGTCAATACGCGGTCACTGGATTTGAAGTAACAATCTTCGTTTCTGATCCTCCGTTATCGGCAACGTAAAACTCAACATAACTCCGGTATTGTGTGCCGGGCGTTCCATAATAGTAGCAATCATAAATATAGGTACCGCTATTGTAGAGATAATCATTTCTGACTATTGTATAGATAGACTGCCAGTAACCATTTTTTAAGGTTTGGACTTCTATGGTTTTGACTCCAAGTTGGTCGACGATCCTTGTGGCATCTAATTTATTTTTCAGCAAAATTGTCCCATTGCCCATTGCTTTTGTACTTACACTTGTGGACCGGATATATAAACTTGCCTTGGGGGCTTGAACATTCCCGGCACTTGCATAAGAAGCCAGCGGGGAAGCCAGCATACACAGCATAACGGTAAAAAGCAGTGCAATCATCTTTTTTTTACATAACATAGATTTAACCTCCATACATCGAATCTATGATCTTTTTCATTTCACCTGCCGAGACATCGCCGCTGATACTATACACAACAATGGAATCATTCCAAACGGCCTGAACTTGGCCAAGGTTACTCAGGATATAGTGTTTTACCCCGTTTTTTTCGTAGATTTCAACCGGTTTTTCATCTTTTTCAAAGTTAATATTTTCTGCTGCTGCATTACCATCCTCATAGATGTTAAGGTCAAAAACAAGAAATTTACCGGCAGCATCCTGGTAATAGAGCAAAACGTTCGTGTTATCCAAGCGGGTAAAGCTCTCGGCATACTTAAAGGTAAAACCATCAGGAAGCCATTTAGGGAACAGCGGTGTGGCAGGAAGATCCTTCAGCACTTCTCCGATACTGCTATAGGTTTTTCTTTGGACAATATTGGCATCGCCGTTTTGCTCGTTTGAGTGATTTTGAGTAGATAAATTGAAGGTATCTTTCCCCCACTGAACCACAGATTGGATGAAATTGTAACCAAACGCACTGGCGACAACGGACGACGTAAAGAAAACGAGAACAAGGCAGGCCGCAATTTGGGCAGCCCGTTTTTTACATTGGATTTTGCGCTGGCTGAGGCGCCAGTCTTCATATCTCCGGTCAATATTGAGGCGCATGGCTTGCACTTTTTCTTCGGAAAGCTCTTCCGCTTTGCCTTCAATCAGGTCAAGCGTCTTTACACATTCAGCGATCAGGTCGGTATCCATGCTTACCGCATCGGCTGACGACGCTTCGTATAAAATCCTATACAGCTTATCTTTTACAATCGCATCACTCTCCTTTTCGGACAGTATTGTTTTGATCATCTCTTTATCGCTGCTTGGGCCGGGGGGATAAGAATGATTCGTTTTCTGCTCCATGACTTTCTCCCTTCACTATATACATTGCATAAGTTATCGAAAATCACATGTGATTTTCAAAAAAATTTTTAAATTTCATTTTCAGCAAAATAAGCGCGGACGATCTCTTTTATTTTTCTCTTCAGACGGTAAATCCGGGTCGTCATAGCGGTGGCCGAAATGTCATATTTTTGGGAAAGCTCCGGGACGGACAGCCTCCCTTTGTAATAGTCCAAGTACAGGTCATACTCACTCTGCTTGAGCTTTCTTAATATCTGAGCACTGATTTCATCCGGGTCGAGCGTGGCGGCAAAAAGCTCCTCCAATTTGTTGTCCAATTCCGGCAAAGCTCCGGTGATCTTATCATCGATACTGACCTCGCGCCTTTTTTTTATGTACATGTTTCTATATGAATTGTTGATCAGGTTGCGCGCCGTGGTATACAGCCATCCTTCCACATTCGGGTGGTTTTTTAATGTTGAGATCTGTTTCCGGGCTTCCAGAAATGTGCTCTGCGTACATTCTTCCGCAAAGTCTGAAAGTTGCTCTTGCCCTTTGATCAGCCTTCGGCAATACAAAAAAATCCGGTGAAAATACGTATTGCATAAATCCTCATAAAAAGGATCAGTGTTTTTGCGATTCCACTGCCACAAATAAACCCCCTCCTCTTACTTGATTTTACATCATTTTACAAGATTTGACACCTTATTTTGTCTGAGGCAGGTTTGAAGATCAATTAAGTTTTTTGTAGGCTATTTTCACTGACCAAGCGAAAGGACAATTTCTCTGGGCATTCAGTGACAAGCCGTTTTTGAGGGTGACAACCGAGAAGTGTTATACTACTGGGAAGTGATGACAAGATTCGGCTTTAATCCTTTAAAATGTTGAAGGGTTAAATAAATATTTCAGGACAGTACGGAGGAAGTGGTTGCGTTCATTACCATTATTGTCTATGATAAATACGAGTAAATCATAGAAAAAAAAGGATAAAATGTTAAACCTGCCCTGATCTTCATCCCTGTGATCGGACGCCCGGATCAGTCCGGAGAAAAATCATGAAAGAAGGTGGCTTTTTGAAAAAAACGTATTTCCCTTTTCTCCTCTCTGCCGTTCTCCTTTTTTCCGGCTGCGGCAGTGTTCCTGTCGAGCAGCGGATAACGCCGGAGCAGGCGGTGACCGGGGGGGAATCCCGTACGTTCAGCAAAGAATTTGCTTTGGAGCACCGGACTGATCCCCCGCTGACAGATCAGTCCTCCGCCTACCTGACGGAAGATTTCGGCGGGATTGAAGGCACTGGCTGGGTCCCGATTCGTTTTGTGGATAATGACAGCTTCCTTTACCGCGAGAGAGCGGAGGATTCCCAGAATCCCTGGGTCTGCCGCTATCATCTCCGGACCGGGCAAAAAGATAAGCTTTTTCCGGTTCAGGGTGGTGCCGGAAATCTGTTCAGAGAAAATGCTTCCAATTTTAGTTTCGCCGATAATCTGGGGGTAATATCCATCAAAGATGACCGGATTGAGACCGAAATTTCCTTCGCCTCTTGGAAACAGGAGCATCAGGAATATGAAGCCTGTGACATCGTTGCCAATCCCCGGACCGGGAAAATTGCCCTTGTGGATAATACTACGTGGAAGTGTATCCTGACTGATTTTGATTTGAAGGAAGTATCGGCGCTGCCCTTTGAGGGAGTATACAGAGCTGGTTGGGTTGACGACGACAACCTGATTTTAGGAGCTTTTGATCAGGTCGAAAAACATCAGGGCAGTGCGGTGATAACCTATAACATTCAGGACAAAGCGACAACGAAAACTTATATCGGGGACAATGAAGTTTTTGTTGATCCCTATCGGGACTCCGGTGATTACTGTGGGTTTACCTACCTTGATGATGATCACGGTCCCCCGGGTACCCTCGGAGTGGTCGATTACACGAAGAATAAGATCATCTTCCTGAAATTGAGTAATATTGCCTGGTATTTAAACCTCCAATACAACTGGGTCATCGCGGCAGCGGCGGATCAGCCGATTGACTGGGATGTCTGGGGCGGGACGACGGAAGGGACAGTGAACCTGTGCGTTTATGATGCTGCCGCCGGTTCTTATGGAATCCGGGCCAGGAATTTATCCCGGCCCAATGGGGCGGTGATCATTTCTCCTGATGGCAGGACAATTATTTACCAATCCTTCAGTAAAAACTATCTGATCCGCGAAAAATAAACGCCTTGATTCAGGCGCGGGCTTAGAGGGAGACAGACTGTATTTTCCTTTCAACGGCATAAGACATGGCACCAACCATTAATCAAAATAGTTGGTGCCATATTCTTGGCAGTTTTTCCCAATTAAAGGAGCAGTCAAATCTTTTGCCTATAATCCCATCCGGTTTCCCCGCCTGTATAACTTATGCTCCTGCGTGTCGGAAGGTTACCGCCGGAAGGGGATAGAGGGAAAATTTAGTTTGCGGGAATTTTGCAATTCGGACGCAAGCAAAGCAGAAGGTTCAAATGACAGGTCAGGCCAGGTCGAAACGATCGGCGTTCATGACCTTATTCCAGGCGGCCACGAAGTCCCGGAGGAACTTAGCCTGAGCGTCGGCACAGGCATAGACTTCCGCGACGGCGCGGAGCTGGGAGTTTGAACCGAAGATGAGGTCAACGCGGGTGCCGGTCCATTTGAGCTCGCCTGTCGCGCGGTCGCGTCCCTCAAAGATATTTTCATCGGAGGAGGGTTTCCAGATCGTGGACATGTCGAGCAGGTTCACGAAAAAGTCATTGCTGAGCGCCTCCGGTCTGGCGGTGAAAACGCCGTGCGGAGACTGTCCGTAATTGGTGTTGAGGACGCGCAGGCCGCCGAGCAGAACAGTCATCTCCGGAGCGGTCAGGGTCAGGAGATTGGCGCGGTCCAGCAGAAGCTCCTCTGCCCGTATGGTAAATTTGGTTTTCAGGTAATTGCGGAACCCGTCTGCTTTCGGCTCCAGCACCGCGAAGGAGTTGATGTCGGTCTGTTCCTGTCCGGCATCGGTGCGTCCCGGCCTAAAGGGAACGGATACCGGGCTGCCGGCATTCTTCGCGGCCAGCTCGATCCCCGCGCAGCCGCCCAGGACGATCAAATCGGCCAGGGAAACCCGCTTCGAGCCGGATTGGGCGCTGTTGAATTCTGTTTGGATTTTTTCCAGGACCGGCAGGACAGTACGGAGCTGAGCCGGCTGGTTGACCTCCCAATCCTTCTGGGGAGCGAGACGGAGGCGGGCCCCGTTGGCCCCTCCGCGTTTATCGGAGCCGCGGAAGGTGGAGGCCGAGGCCCAGGCCGTGGAGACCAGCTGGGAGACGGACAGGCCGGAAGCCAGGATTTTATTTTTGAGACCGGTGATATCCTGTTCGTTGATCAATTCATGATCGACCGCCGG harbors:
- a CDS encoding response regulator transcription factor — its product is MVHRSAPFFLLSDQQITIIKYLSNGLTVKQIASKMYLSINGVNYHKRQIFAKLDAKTSTEAISIAKSKGII
- a CDS encoding DUF4367 domain-containing protein, whose amino-acid sequence is MEQKTNHSYPPGPSSDKEMIKTILSEKESDAIVKDKLYRILYEASSADAVSMDTDLIAECVKTLDLIEGKAEELSEEKVQAMRLNIDRRYEDWRLSQRKIQCKKRAAQIAACLVLVFFTSSVVASAFGYNFIQSVVQWGKDTFNLSTQNHSNEQNGDANIVQRKTYSSIGEVLKDLPATPLFPKWLPDGFTFKYAESFTRLDNTNVLLYYQDAAGKFLVFDLNIYEDGNAAAENINFEKDEKPVEIYEKNGVKHYILSNLGQVQAVWNDSIVVYSISGDVSAGEMKKIIDSMYGG
- a CDS encoding RNA polymerase sigma factor, giving the protein MWQWNRKNTDPFYEDLCNTYFHRIFLYCRRLIKGQEQLSDFAEECTQSTFLEARKQISTLKNHPNVEGWLYTTARNLINNSYRNMYIKKRREVSIDDKITGALPELDNKLEELFAATLDPDEISAQILRKLKQSEYDLYLDYYKGRLSVPELSQKYDISATAMTTRIYRLKRKIKEIVRAYFAENEI